From the genome of Xiphophorus couchianus chromosome 15, X_couchianus-1.0, whole genome shotgun sequence:
AATAGCGGGGAGAGAGGCGGGAGGTCCACTGTATGCCCTTTAATGATCTCAATAGACACAAGTAGGAAAATAAGAAATCCTGGCATCTACTGGCCACTACTGGTAGAGCAATTTAAGGCACTGcctctttaattttcttgtGTGACAGTCTCTAACATTACATTTTCCTTCTGGAGTAAGACTAGAAAGAGGCagaaatctggaacaaattgTCTACTGAGCATAACAATGCTACTGTTTAAATCCTGCCCATGGGCTCTCTGACGCGATCCCTCTGCTCATTCTGCTGATGCCAGCCAGCTTGACCTTGGCACGGGACGTCCACCTCACTGCAGCTGCTCGGTCATTGGAGTCCGTCAGGTTGGCATAGCGAGAGGAGTCCTCCTCAAACCCCTGGCCACCCCATGAAGGAATTTCCAAGGGAACGCTTAAGGAGTCGGGAGGAAGGGACAATGCCGACTCCCCGTTCTGACTGTTCTCAATGAGGGCTTCATCAGGCACAATCTCAGAAACAATTGCCAGCCGTGGAGGCTCCCAGCCCTCCATCTTCTCCAGTTTTTTGGCAGGCGAGATTTGCCTCATCGTCATCGTAACATTGTCCCAGAAACAGTGCCCCTTTTCCGGCTTgtccttcttctccttctcacCTTCCTTGAGCTTTTTGTTGGACCTTtgaagaaacaggaaaaggGAGAGAGAGGTCAAAATGTGAAGTTAGAGGGAACTTTGTGGACCGTATTGTCACCATAAATAGAACCGTCTGACTCGAGGAATTCGTGTTTATCGGAGATTTCAACACTGGAGACCGGAGTGTTCCCCACACACTGGGCCATTATGGAGAAAGtcctttatgtttttcaaaacaagGTCATTAATAAAGGCTTTCCTGTTCATACGTGTTCCACTTCCTCAGCAGGTCTGAAAGATAACATCTTGTAAAGGCTTACATGTAAACACATCCAAGGGTGTGACTCTGCTTTTTCAAGTTGAAACTGTAAATGCTTTTGCTCCTTACATTTGAGCAGTAATGACTGATATACTGACAATatcctgaaaacattttttagaaacataaatagattttttagctcattttcaATCCAGTGcttgactttctttttgtttaagttGCTTCACTCTGAactgctgatgtttttcttttttaggcaTAAGCAATAATCCCTAACTAAATggacaaaccaaaacaaaacatgtcatTTCACAAAGATCCTCTTTAAAACAGGATAGTTAGGCAATAAAAAGCATTCTGTTTTGATAACATTATTTACTTCCATTTCTATAGCTGAATCTATGAAAAATACCACAAATAATTAATGGGAAGGAAagatttttcttcaaacaagaagaaatttttgaaaatgtgtaataCAATAGATGATTAGCTGAATGATTCTGACAGAGGTTTAATTACAGGTTTCAtcttatttgtcaaaaaaaagaagatttttttctctttctgctctccttaaattttaaaacagttggTTATTCTGTCATAGTTGGGTAAAGAAAAGGGGTGCTAAAATGCAATCTAACGGTAGAAGACCTTTAAGAATGCTGTAAaactgtttgttaaaaattacaaaaaagaaaaagtacaaataaaagaTCTGCCATGAAAGTGTCATCGAAGTTTATTCAGTTTGTCATAATTAAGACATTACAAGTGCAAACTCACACTTTGCGCTCTGCCACCTTCACCCCAGACAGCAACAAATGCTCGTCATCCTTAGAGGACAGcatctttttctccttcttctccttctttgaCATCATCTTTTTCACCTTTGCctcctgacaaaaaaaaaacaacgactAAAAAGGagatttgattttaaacatcacagctaataaaacatttacgaTCCCATGTGTTAAATGTTAGTTGTCACTATTGCCTTATTTTGCTTGATTTATCCTCCCTGCAGAGAGATATGTCACAATTAAAACATGATAGGAATGCAAGGAAGAATCATTCGTTCAGCCTGACAGCTGctcatattttgaaaaatacttggtgaagCTTTTTGAGTGCGTTCCAGTGGAAGAAAACTCCTGATCTACTTTGCATCAGAATTCCTTCCTGCGTTTCATACATTCCTTATCAGCAAAGATGAAGCAAAGTTTTGACTTCCTTTCTTGCCAATGGAGAACTCCTAATCTCAGCTGTCAAGGTCTCGCCCTctactcctcctcctcacatCCGGGCCGGCCTGCTCCCTCAGTGCAGAAAGGAATATTTGATTAATGGGTTTAACCTCTTTAAACCGCTCCAGTTGTTTCTTTATTCTGAGGTCAGGTTAAAAATCTTAACAAGGTGCACAATGTAGATCCGTTCATGTTCTGGACAGGAAGTTGCCTCAGCTGCTACAACAAGCAAGCGGCTTGTTTGTCCAAGAACACATTCTTTCCTCAAACCAAACAGGGACACCTTCAATCAGCTCTGTCACCGGATAAGGCTTCAGAATGCTGCAGCGAAGATTAAACAAACGCCCACCAGTAAACAGGCCCCGCATGTTTAACATTTGCTCAGCACGTCTGAGAACAGATGATTCTGCTCGTGTTCTTCTTGTTGATAAATGAAGGAACAAGTACAATCTTCTCACTTGCATGATTAACATatcctgaaataaatatttaacctcTCAGTCTAAGCTCCTTCAGGACCAGGTTACTGTCCTGCCTCTATTGTTTCGCACCAGCTTGTTTCTTTAGTAAAATAAAGCTTCTCTTCAGCAGTTTGAGCTCTGAAGCAAAGGAACCAGATATGCCAAAACCACAGGGGGTCCTTCTTATTGGACGTGAATGTGTGCAGCTGAATTCCACTCGCATGCTTGCACATACAGTGCCTAAACTATTCTCTGTCCATCTCACTGGCCAAAAGGAGCTCCTTGACTTGCTGTGGGCAAAGGGGAGAAATACCTACAGCTCCACAAACAATCCAGCTTTTATTTACCATGAAAGCTGAGGGAGgcattatgcatttttaaaatatttttttaagatatgAGTCAAACAACTGTAGATGTATTTATGTTTGGTGATGCAAATCAGCATTTGGATTTTGGGACTAAGTGAAACAATATTTCAGAACTGATGTCTTatcaatcaaaatattttctccgTAGCATATCTACAAACGCTGAATTTGAAGACAATAACCATCACAGATTAGTAGTTCATGCGTACATAATTACGCATGAACTACTAATGCGTAATTAGTTCGTCGTACTTGTAATTAGAACGAAGAAATTTTCTTCTGCCATTATTTAAAACTTGACATTTTAGAATACACAATGACTAACACTGTGGATTTAATACActaaaaatgcagaagaaacACCATTAAAAATGCTGCCGCTATTGTGCCTTGCTAAAATAttcttcattttcacattttattaagttacaaccataaactaatgtattttgttaaaatttatgtGAATGGAGCTGAACCTGTCACAAAAAGCAATTATCAACTAATCGcaggataaattaaaatgagcttgataatttacattctgatgattaataatttgttaagggcaattttgtttacagagacataATAATCCATTTTGTTAAtggtttcagctgtttgtggtttttagttcctttttatttctcttttttggtggttatgatttattttggatatttaaaatgttgtccaACTCCAGGGCGGagtgttctgtacaaaattaaggtttattaatctttgagagGGTAAGcttgtattattatgccattaccaatattttacttagaaatggtttcaaaacaataattttatcatttatcacaacaATATCTGGTCCAGCAAACCGTAGTACTGTGACAGGTATACTGCATGACTTGAAATGACTTAAGGTTCACTTAAAGACTATAAACATATCCCTAGAGCTACAGTGGAATGGCTTAGATCAAAGCTTTTTCAGGTGGTAAAGTCTGACAATCTGTTGCCAGACTTGAAAGACAACTGATGTTGATTAATGCTCTCCACCCAGGATGACTGATGTGAAGCTCTGTTGCAAAGAGGCAAAAACTTAACTCTCTGGAAGAGCGACGTGAGTAGAGACATCGATAAGACTTCAGCTGTAGACCACTCTGCTCCCGTAAAttcaaatgcacaaaaaacttaaaacatccgtttcttaaattaaaaaagaatacTTCAATATCcaaaaggtttgtggttgtgacgtgacaatatgtgaaaaacttcaatatgtataaatatttgcAAGACATCAATTGTTTACACAAATGTTGCCACTGTGTAGATTTTtcatcagttaaaaaaaaaaaaggactccATGACCACTTTCTCTGTCCTAGTGTGAGCATAAAACAACTAAGCATTTAAGAGTGATAGCCATTCACACCAACCAAACAGCCGGTAGCTATTTTCAACCTTGTTTTTCCTCCGCAGCAATTGTTccagtataaaaaaacaaagctactCAAAAGAATGCTGCATTTCCTTCCCTTCTCCGGCCAACTACCCCCTCCACCTCACCAGCAGGACACATCATCAAATATGTGCTTCCAACGAGGGTTGCACTTAGGAGCTGGAGGTAAAATGCGGCAGCAGGCCAGAGTTCAGAGACAACACGGCACCCTGTGTTTGACTTGCAGTCAATCTTCACACATGCAGACAACCACACCTCTGGATGAGGACTCGCTGTCAGCACAGAATATGAGATGATACACATCTCTCATGAACTGGGCGATGAGAGACAATCACCTGCTCAGAGAGAGGCCGACGTGTTGTCAAAACgcatcagaaataaaacatttaaaagcacgAGGATGAAATCAGGGTTCCTATGGagctggaaaagtctggaatcTCAAGCTCAGTATTTTCCCAGTCTGGATatgtttagaaaatgaaaagacCAGTATGGACCACTataatttttacagattttactCATTTTCCAATTGTCTATAAGTTGTCTATCCTTCCATCTCTCTTTAATTTTTACTTCCTTCTTAGTTCCTTGTGTGCTTCCTAAGATAtgtcctttcttttttcccctgtcTTGTGTTGTTCAGTCACTGCAAAACAAACTGGTCAATGCTTCATTATAAATGTTCagagaatttttttcttccgCTCTTTGCACTAAAGACCAAGAAGGTGGTGAGAAAGAGTCATTATTTCCAGTGAAACAAGTTTTATATGGACATGAGATGAAACGACACGAAATGAAGAAGCCATTATTTCAAAAGCATCAAAAAAGGCCAATCACAGTGCGGaaaaaactcagagaaaaataacttattttctGGGGATCTCATGACactaaaatagaaatgtttggCCATTCACTTCACAAAATAGAGAGCATCAGCAGCAACATTGCAGCAGCTCTGAAAAGGCACCACTAGTGGAATCAGAAGGAATGGACCAAAGCTCCAGGAGGCTATTGTAGAaccttgaaattattttaaccaATTTATAGAGTTTCAAAGTATTCCACTGAGTATATGTGGaaactttttgaattaaaaaaaaaaatcagcaaaagaaagtcaaattatgtctggcatttagcaaacagaaataattttagtgaTCCTAATAGACCTAAAGCTGGTTATCAGtgtgtaaaaatctgttttcaactGTGTGTAAGAACTGTTGATATCTCCAGCTTGTAATCATACAGTAATATGGACATTGATAACTTTAATGTCCATATTAAAGTTATCAATAACTTTAATATTGTTATTAGTATAACAATATACTAATATCAGTTATCCTAAATCTAAATCAGTACTAATATGAGAATTAGTATACAGTCAACTAAAGTGATAAGGTGATTAAAAACAGCACCAATGTTAAAAGACATCCAGTAAATAACATAAATGACATCACCTATGACAACATGTTTGCCAGAGATAAAGAACAACAGCACAATACGCAAAGATAGGAATGATAGGTTTGTTTACAGATAAACACTGTGGCCTCAGCAGTTCTCTCACCCTGCAGCCTTAACTCTGTGGGACAGCGTGTTCTCAGAAGAGACTGTCTGACCCAGGTTGGACAgtatgaatttaaaaatttgGGCCCTTTTGGCAACGTAAGATTGTGTCTGCTGGTGATGCTGCAGGGATGTGTGTGAGGAGATAAGAAACCGAATGTTTCGTCCATATCTACGAGGACCATCTGTCAAAGCTAAAACAGTTTGGACTGCATGCATGTTTGGAAGCCGATGGTGTGTTTTCATCATTGCAACGTGCAAGCAGCTGTGATGTTGCCATGTACCTTGGCTAACGCAGTGCCagcgtcctcctcctcttcctctcccagGTCTTTGTCCtgcaacacagacagacaaacacagtcAGAGACAAAACACCAACAGACACCCAACAAACCAGCTTATGCCATTTACTTTATGCTGCAACGAtggcgtgtgtgtttgttttaggaGTGTGTGCACATTTTCCTGTGAAAGGGAAGCCAACTGTTGGAAGATAAACACAGTATTCAGAGGGCTAGATGGAGGCATGGCTGGAGGAGTGGGGAGGATACGAGGAAACCACCGAGCTCCGAGGGCAGATTTAAACAaaggacaaagaaaataaaccttCACCTTGGGCATGTATGCTGCATTGTTGGGATTTGAGGATTATTTTGGTTCAATTGTGGTTGATAACTCAGACTGATTTTCCCTTTTAACCTGATCTTTAAATTTCTATAGTGTTTTCATTtgattgttcatttaaaatatttgttaaaagttcCAATGTCTTGTCTGTTAAAACGGCTCATGATGAATACCTACAAATCAATGTAAAGTAAAGTGCTGAAGTAAAGAACTGCATCAAGTATGAGGCACTGTGGTATGGTGTTAATGGTTGaggctgctgctggtggtgtaATGATATGGGCATATTTTCTTGGCACACCTTTGTTCCGTTGGTTCACTAGGCAACATGTTACAaaattcaaatcattttaaacttgcTTCCTGCACATGACACTGAGTTCATTGTTCTCCATCTGCCTCTAGAGGCACCAGCTCTCAATCCAACTGATCACCTTTGGGACACAAGATAAATGCCAATATAGACCTAATCCCTGATGAATGTTCCTGAAACCTTGTTAAACTTATGCTACAAAAACTTAAGGCAgttctaaaaacaaaacgacAGTCAGGCAGTAGCAAGGTGTTTCACTCACAGACC
Proteins encoded in this window:
- the si:ch211-225h24.2 gene encoding testis development-related protein; amino-acid sequence: MFKKTKSKVLVDYASEEDDMSWHYHHSYKDKDLGEEEEEDAGTALAKEAKVKKMMSKKEKKEKKMLSSKDDEHLLLSGVKVAERKVSNKKLKEGEKEKKDKPEKGHCFWDNVTMTMRQISPAKKLEKMEGWEPPRLAIVSEIVPDEALIENSQNGESALSLPPDSLSVPLEIPSWGGQGFEEDSSRYANLTDSNDRAAAVRWTSRAKVKLAGISRMSRGIASESPWAGFKQ